TTACACTTTGTAAAGTCCCATACAAAAAAAAGTAACTGGTGCATCCACATATTCTCTTCTCCAAACTGTACTAACTTGCATCTTCCACTTGCTCATAGATTGACCAGCAAACCttacatggatttctacattgctttatctcatatatatatatatatatatatatatatcataaacCTAGGAGGTTTGCTGATATATTGacatattgatatatatataaaaaaatatatatatatcaatatatattgagatatctctctctatatatatgatatatatatcaatatatcatatatatatatataaatatgatatatatatatacatgtaacaaagaaataaaacaatgaataaagtTTGGAATTCCTTGTAAGAGTGAGGCCTTATCGATACAAGTACAGCAGGAGAAACGTAGGCCACTGGTAGAGAGGGCCTATACATTTACATTAGGAAGCACCTAGCTGCTTGCGAGAGAGAGTGATAACCACTGACAACGGCTTATAAACCTTTGCCCAAAGGAGAAATATGGCACAGTAAGAAAAGTTTAAATAAACCAAATCTCTTGCGGTGATTTCCCAAGATTTAAACTTGATAGCTTGCAGCAACAGGTCACCTGGCAGACTGGGACGCTTTCAGGAAACATCTGGTGAAGAAGGGATAAAAATAGATAAAAACAGAAAACCAACCATGTTACCATAACCTTTAGAGGTTTTCCATTCAGGTGTAACGGTAGCCTTCTTGCATTCCACAATGGGATGGTACATGCACTGAGAATCTTATATAAAAGGGAGAGGAAAATAAAACTCACAGCTTGCAGGTTGCTCTCCAAATCTTCTCATCAACTGGTCATGTGTAAACTTCACAAAAGTGTCATATTGTTCTGTAATAGAAatgtgggagggaggggtttAATAAGTTTAACTGTAAAAATCACATACCACCTTATGTTGCACTTTCTGAATCCTGTATTTTGACAGTCCACACCTGCCAACTTGGAAGTCATGGTCTCCTCATATTCCTCCCGAACTTTATCTTCACGCTCCTTCAGTAGACGTTCACAAATAATTCCAACTTGTCTAAGAGTAAATAAGGGCTGTTCTTTCCTTGATGGAGAAGAACCTCCAGCCGATGTGCCTGCAGATGACACAAGGAGAGAAATGAGGTCTTTTGCATGATGAGGGGGGGGGTCTAGTTCATCCTGCACTCTGGATCTCCCCTCCTCACCTAGGTTTAGGATTTGAGCTGTTCAATTCCGGTCCTGGAGGGCTACCTGGTAGTTCATTGCACTCAGGTCTGAATTAGTCTCTCAGAAGCAGAAGATGGAAACAAGAAGTGTTTTTGGCCCTCAAGGACCGACATTGAACCTGGCTAGGCTAACAGTACACTACAACAAACCTGGCATACTGGATCCACCTAGAGGGGGTGGAGCCTCTGGGGAGTAGCAACCCTCTGTCTGTTGGTAAACTCCATCGATGTGTTTTCTCTTCTGAATGCGCTTGTACTCCTGCTTGATGTTGTTCAGAATTTTCTCTTGAATGAGATAGTACACAGCATGAGTCAAAATCATTCAGGGAGGAAGTTAGTCAAACAACTTGTCACATCTAATGGAGGCCTCACGTTATAGTGCAATCCTTATAGCTCCTATTATGCTGTGTAACACAAAAAGGGTCAAGATGACAACAtgggaagatctcaattgcatacacCTCGCgtcgtctccttctcaaaacccattggatgagaaagtctGCGGTTTCAGAGGTTGCAATAAGTATGCAATTGAGATGCTATATCGACATCATGTTATCTTTTCAAGATAGTTACTCATGTTATTGCAGCATATCTACCTAACTATTGGCTAACATCTAATATGGTCTTGGAAAATAGTATGCTAAGTTAAGGGTTAGCTGGCAATGCAGAAAGCTAGCACACTGGCCTGGGTAGCTAAAGTTAGATGTATGGTACCGAATTGGGTTTATCCGGTAAATTAGTTAACTAACGTTAATTACCAGCTGATAGTCTTGACGACACCTCTCCAAATGGTGACGGCTCCATGCGAAGGTATTTCCGTGgggatgaggaggatgatgggGAAACCGGGATACACCTTCTCCTTTTAGGCGACGTTGGACTCATCAATGGATCAAACTCCATGGTTCTTTTCAGGGTCGCTCCACACGCCATGATTTTGATTTAAGGAGGGTCCAGCTACAAAGAACGAACGAGGAACAGTGTATAGTAGCTAATGCGAAACAAAAGAAAATGGCTTTCGAGATAGGAAGGAGCTTATTATCCCGATTATGTATTTTCAGCTAGCTGGCTAGTTACCTAGCTTTGCAACTTCGACAAGTCCAGGAAGGAGTCTTGCGACTGTTGTTGGCTAACGTACAGTAACGTTATTAGGTTAGGCTAGCGTTAGCCTACAAAATCAAATGAAAACAAATTCCCACCTTTCCGGGGAAAAGTTGCCCTCCCTTCCTTTCCGACGCTCGTGTATCTTTGACGTTTGTTTCACTTATATCTTACCTCTAGTTGAATGTCCTTAGCTACGTTATAAATTCAGACGAAGCTATAACAACCTGCCTACCAGCTTGAAAGCCAGCTAGCTTCTTGTTTTTGATCTCCGAGCCGTCTGGTTCTAGGGTTGAAGACGTCAAAAAATTGGAGCGCATGCCGGTGGGCATGCGCTGATGATGGTGGGATTTGTAGTGCAGTCAAGACAGAGGTGGTGGTTTGTGTGGTTCGAAATCACATTTAATCATTTTCGCTGCTATAATTTATTGGTGCTGCCATGATTTTGCGCTGCTATAATTTATTGGTGCTGCCATGATTTTGCGCTGCTATAATTTATTGGTGCTGCCATGATTTTGCGCTGCTATAATTTATTGGTGCTGCCATGATTTTCGCTGCTATAATTTATTGGTGCTGCCATGATTTTGCGCTGCTATATCTATATACATTAGCAGTAGGCCTGTTCTTCATTCACATTATTGTTACATTATTGGAAATTCATGTATTTTGTTAGCCTTTGCCACTTTATTTTGTTCTGCAAATCAATGGGCCCATAATGTATAATGGATTGTTACACTTATACGTTTTTTTGCCTTTTCTGTTACATTTTTTTCACTTGGGGTAAAAACGTTGTGGTTTTACCTTTCTAACCAGCCCCATCATACTATACTCTGATTCCACAAGAGGGCAGTACAGAACCTCACACAACACGGCACATCGTCCCATGTGCCACTGCCaactctttctcctcctccagaGACTTAAAAACATACCACCAAAGCCCATATCTGATATAAGGGAAAGGGGGgtcctagtcagttgtacaactgaatgccttcagtTGAAAGGTGTCTtcctcattaatttaacccaaaacctctgaatcagagaggtgcgggagttgtcaacatccacgtcttcggtgcccggggaacagtgggttaactgccttgctcatgacagatttgtaccttgtcagctcagggatatcGTACATGCCTTATGAGTATTGTGTAAATTTGACTTTATTCAGAAGCTTGGAAACCAAACCATACACAGGTGTTTGAATGGGGAAACGACAATACTTTTGAATATACATGCAATATTTGCTCATTTTTTATCTTAGCAGAGAAAACTGAAAAATTCAAATTCCTCTGGTTTTATACTTACTTAAAGATCTTCTGTTGATTTGACAGTTCTTGGTTGGTGaaacaatatatatacaaaagtatgtggacaccccttcaaattagcggattcggctatttcaaccacactaGTTACTGACAGATGTATACAAtcaaagagctcagtgactttcaacgtggcaccatcataggatgccacctttccaacaagtcagtttgtcaaatttctgccctgctagagctgccctggtcaagtctaggagaaacaacgagaagtggtaggccacacaagctcacagaacaggaagcgtgtagcgcgtaaaaatcatctgtcctctgtaaattgtctgtcctcggttggatcagaagcaacatcagcacaataactgtttgtcaggagtttcatgaaatgggtttccatggccaagtagccgcacacaagcctaagatcaccatgtgcaaagtgttggctggagtggtgtaacgctcaccgccattggactctggagcagtggaaacccattctcgttctctggagtgatgaatcatgcttcaccatctgacagttcAAAGGAtgtatctgggtttggcggatgccaggagaatgctacctgcccgaatgcatagtgccagctgtacattttggtggaagaggaataatgttctcgggctgtttttcatggttcgggctaggtcccttagttccagtgatgggAAATCTTTATACTGCAATAcaattctagatgattctgtgcttccaactttgtggcatcagtttggggaaggctctttcctgtttcagcatggcaatgcccccatgcacaaatcgaggtccatacagtaaaatggtttgttgagatcggtgtggaagagcttgactggcctgcacagagccctgacctcaaccccatcaaacacctttgggataaattgtaacgctgactgcaagccaggcctaatcgcccaacatcagtaacgacctcactaatgctcttatggctgaatggaagcaagtcccctcaggaatgttccaacatctagtggaggctgttatagcagcagaggGGGGGACCAACTaaatattaatacccatgatcttggatgttcgacgagcagttgtccacatacttttggtaatgtagtgtagatGATGACATTTTTGCTATAAGTACAGCTGCAATAGAAGACGGCTATTGTTTTTCTATTGATGTGTTCAGATGAAAGCATTTGTGTACATGATATACATACATTGCTTATTACTAAATTAGTCTGGTCTTAAATAAGATGAGTAACTACACAAATACAaaatgttttttctctctctggagTGTCATGAGATAAGTTCACAAGGTGCTTTCCTGAATATTTTTATTGAATCAAAACAGAAATTAAGATGTTCATTCACAGAAAAATACTTAACATATATGAAGAGATGGAGGTGGGGGGGGCGTAATTAATACATTACATGTCTTTATGGTTGTGGTTCTTCTTTGGGGAAATCTGTCTCCCAGTTAGTTGAAATAATGTGACTCATTGAAAAGATGTACATTATCTACTCTTGTATGGAATAACATGACCCTCAAttatacatcatttaaaaaataaggcTATCAAAACAGTTTCACAAAACATACTTTATGACAAGAACTACAAACCATCACAATGTAATAATTTATAGTATAATTTACAGTTGAAAGAGCAGCCAATTTCACCTAGAAGCATTTTAACGCCTCAAACCATACAGTCAGGGCAGATCAGCATGACACTAAATACACAACTGTACAGTTAAACAATGCTTATTGTCACTATTTCCCTATGAAAATAAATTAATGAAGTGGTTCTGAAAACATTGAAttacgctgaacaaaaatataaatacaacatacaacaatttcaaagattttacgaagttacaggtcatataaggaaatcagtcaattgaaataaataaatgaggctctaatctatggatttcacatgactgggaatacagatatgcatctgtttgtcacagatgctttaaaaaaaaaggtaggggtctggatcagaaaaccagtcagtatctgctgtgaccaccatttgcctcgtgtagagcgacacatctccttcgcatagagtttatcaggctgttgattgtgtcctgtggaatgttgtctcactcctcttcaatggctgtgcgaagttgctagatattggcaggaactggaacacgatgTCGATCCAGATCGtccaaaacatgctcaatgggtgacatgtctggtgagtatgcaggccatggaagaactgggacattttcagcttccaggaaatgtgtacagatccttgcgacatggggccgtgcattatcatgctgaaacatgaggtaatgatgactggcacgacaatgggcctcaggatctcgtcacggtatctctgtgcattgaaattcCCTTCGATAAAATgccattgtgtttgttgtccgtagcgtatgcctgcccataccataaccccactgccaccatggggcactctgttcacaacgttgacatcagcaaaccgctctcccACACAACGCCATCTGCCTGGTaaagttgaaaccgggattcatccgcgaagagcacacttctccagcgtgccagtggccatcaaagaagccggatgtggaggtcctgggcttgcgtggttacacgtggtctgcggttgtgaggctgttggaagtactgacaaattctctaaaacaacgttggaggcagcttactggcaacagctctggtggacattcctacagtcggaatgccaattgcacgcttcctcaaaaatggaggcatctgtggcattgtgttgtgtgacaaaactgcacattttagagtggccttttattgtcgccagtacaaggtgcacctgtgtaatgatcatgctgtttaatcagcttcttgatatgccacacctgtcaagtggatggattatcttggcaatggagaaatgcttactaacagggatgtaaacaaatttgtgcactaaatttgagagaaataaggtttttgtgtgtatggaaaatgtctgggattttttatttcagctcataaaacatggggccaacactttacatgttgcatttatatttttgttcagtataataatcGACATTATTTTATGCTACAGCTACATAGACTTCAAAGCTCAATTTAAAGTTCATGGTTGGCAAACTTTCTGGGCAGCGCTAATTGGGGTAGTGTCTATTCTAGATTAATTCTTCACAGTTGATACCTTCACAGTCACATGATGGCAGAAAGGTTCTCAGACCATCTCTGCGGAGACCGACAGGGTGACTTTGGCCACTTTTACAGTGGTGTTTGCATAGCTAGCCGTGGATTTGTAGGCTGTGCCTTTGATGCTCCTGCTATGGCAATCAGATTCAGCACTGTTGTCCAGTGGTTGAGAAGATCCCCTGCACGTCCGGCAGATGTTAAGGAAGGCCCGGCGCAGGTCCTTACTCCTCAGTGCATAGATGACGGGGTTGACGGTGGAGTTGAGCAGGCAGAGCATGCTGCAGAAGGCAAAGACCGTCTTGATAACGTTGTTCATCTTCCAGAAGAGGTCGTAGACCATGATGGCTAGCACAGGGCCCCAGCAGATGATGAGGACCACCAGGATCAGCACCAAGGTCTTGGCCAGGCGGATGTCCATGCGAGTCTGCTCGGGTCGCATGGTCTGAGCCTTGGTTCCATCTGCCGTGTAGACAATGATGCTCTTCTGGGAGCTGCGGCTCATCATGCGCACAGTGTGGTGGTGGGCCTTCCACAGGATGAACATGTAGGCGTAGATGATGAACAGAAGCAGCACACTGGTCATCCCTATCCAGAACATCAGGTACTTCTCGTCGATGAGCGGGAAAATGTCTGAGCACACCGAGTTCAGTTGCTTACAGTTCCAGCCCAGTAGGGGGAGAATCGCAATGATGATGGAGATAGTCCACATCATGCAGAAGGCAATGACAGCCTTGTTCTTGGTGACAATCCGCTTGTAAGCCATCGGCCTGTGGATAGAGATATAGCGGTCGATGGCCGTGAGAAAGAGACTGCCCACAGAGGCAGTGAAAGAGGCGATGACTCCACTGAGTTTaaatagaaaca
This genomic stretch from Oncorhynchus kisutch isolate 150728-3 linkage group LG7, Okis_V2, whole genome shotgun sequence harbors:
- the LOC109894657 gene encoding akirin-2, encoding MACGATLKRTMEFDPLMSPTSPKRRRCIPVSPSSSSSPRKYLRMEPSPFGEVSSRLSAEKILNNIKQEYKRIQKRKHIDGVYQQTEGCYSPEAPPPLGGSSMPGTSAGGSSPSRKEQPLFTLRQVGIICERLLKEREDKVREEYEETMTSKLAEQYDTFVKFTHDQLMRRFGEQPASYVS
- the LOC109893984 gene encoding cannabinoid receptor type 1A, producing MKSALDGIADTTFRTMTTGLQYLGSNDVSYDDPSIDSGFAKTGFHLQKTHSAPLSNSFPVQVPGDKELIYNGNSIYPTNFSEMLGNGTRWEVGGSLQCGENIVDMECFMILTPSQQLVVAVMALTLGTFTVLENLIVLCVILQSHILRCRPSYHFIGSLAVADLLGSVIFVYSFLDFHVLHRKDSPNVFLFKLSGVIASFTASVGSLFLTAIDRYISIHRPMAYKRIVTKNKAVIAFCMMWTISIIIAILPLLGWNCKQLNSVCSDIFPLIDEKYLMFWIGMTSVLLLFIIYAYMFILWKAHHHTVRMMSRSSQKSIIVYTADGTKAQTMRPEQTRMDIRLAKTLVLILVVLIICWGPVLAIMVYDLFWKMNNVIKTVFAFCSMLCLLNSTVNPVIYALRSKDLRRAFLNICRTCRGSSQPLDNSAESDCHSRSIKGTAYKSTASYANTTVKVAKVTLSVSAEMV